From the genome of Blautia hydrogenotrophica DSM 10507:
CTTTAGGCTATGACTGCATAGCCGATAGAGGGACTTCTATACAGTTTATAGCGTTGCCTGAGGTTGTAGATGATATTAACGCATGGAACGGAGACGGATTATATTATTACCAGAATATTCTTCATTGTATTTCCATCACTAAAACGGATTATATCAAAATTGGAAATATCGAAATTCACTTAGTCAATAATAAAACTCACCGTGGAAATATGACCTTTTACGTCATATCAGATAGAAATAAAAAGGCTATATATGCTTGCTGTGATGTAAAGCCATTTGTGCATAATGAATTATACTTTGACGCAGATGTTTTAATTGTTGGCCTTGTTTCTGATGATGGAATATTGAAAGGTGGAAATCTTCTTAAAAATGCTCCATTCAAAGATGATATGTTTACTGTAGATGAAATAATGGAAATCAAACATAAATATAGAATAAAACAAATTATTGTTACGCACATTGATGAATATTGGGGCAAATCATATGCCGACTATCAAAAAGTGGAAGAAACCTTAGAAAATGTTTCTTTTGCCTATGACGGCATGGAGATTGTTTTATAACAGTGTGAGAAAAGTTTATTATAAAAGAACCAGATGCAGAGCCGATAATGCATAAGAGAAGATTCTTGTGGTTATTGGCTCATTTTTTTACATGTTAGGTTGAGAAAGCTGCGCCTATTTTAAAAAAGTTGTTGAAAATCATTTTAATTGCCCTTACGATTGAGTCAGTAATTCTGAATATGGAGGGAGCGCATTTGAAAATTGAAGAATTTAAGGACGTTACGATCGCATATATGCGGAGAACAGGCGACTATGGATTTAAGAATAAAATTCTTATGGAGAATTTCAAGGAACATTTAAGAAAGGAAAATCTTTTAAATTCTAACAGTATTATTTTGGGAATAGCCTTAGACAATCCTGCGGATACCGATCGAGATAAATTGCGGTATGATGTTGGTCTTATAGTCAGTGGGGAACCCAATACAGCATTAGATATTCGGAAAATTCCTGACGGTATGTATGCTGTATTTGAACTTCCACATACAGAACAAGACGTTGCTGCTTTTTGGAGTAATATAGAACAATTAGTTGGGGATTTAACGGTAGACAAAGCAAAACCAATGATTGAGCGGTATTCTGCCGACAAAGTTGCAAAGCATTTGTGCGAATTTTGCATACCCTTGAAAACAGATTAAACAATTCAAGTTGCTGTTTTCTTTATATGAGAAGTCATTGGGCTAATACACGGCGACGAAAAGAAGGAGAAACCGGTATGTGATTGAAATACAAAAACCATTTGCAGAACAAGAGAAATTCCTATGATTGGCTGTTGAAGCTGTCAGAAAGTGAAGACCTTGCAAAGAGTTAAGGAGGAGGCGGATTCTTTATCACCACATCCGCAGTTTGTTATATTAGACTGCCCATTGTATTGAGAAGTACAAAACACAGGGTAAGCGGATGAATCTTGTTATGAACAATACAGGTGTATAACAGCGAGTTGTAAAACTGTAAATAACACATAGTTTTACAGCCAATTTTTCTGATTTTGGACGAAAACTTGTGTTAAATTATGTCGAGATATGACAGTTATAAAGAATATGAAATGTTGTAAAAGCGCTGAATAATCAAGAGAAAACCTACAATCAAAGGAGTTTAAATATATTATTTGTCTGCCACGGCGGTATCTTGAAAAATCCCGGAAAATCAATGGTTTTGCGAAGAGGAAAAGCCACTACTATACCATTTTGAAAGAGTCTTGATGGAACTGGAATTTAAACTTAAGTAATCGAAAATAATCAGAAAATCAATTGTAAAAAAATAAGATTGTTTTTCTGTGCATTTTTTGTGTATAAGACAATTAGGTCTTGTCTTGAAACGGTTTGTTTGTAGTTCAATCTCATCCCTATTACGCTGGAGAAAGGCTCAGGAGATAATAATAGTTGTAAAGCGGAATGTTTTAAGAGGTATTCCGCTTAAATTTTGTCCCAAAACGGCAAAAAATAAAATGATAAAACGATTTTGTGTATCAAAATTGCCGATGATATGGTATACTTAGTGTAGAAATTAAAACAGATTATTTGGTGAGAATGTGAGGTAGGGTAATGATTGAAAACAAACTGGGAATTACAGATTCAGCGGAATTAGCAAGAATAGAAGAAAAAATCAGCAAGCAGAAAGCGGTTGAAATGTTTGAAAATGGATATTTGGAAAGTTTAGAAGCCGGAACATTTGAAAGTCTTGCCAAGATTCATAAATACCTTTTTGATAAAATATATGATTTTGCCGGTGAGCTTCGAAAGGTGAATATTTCAAAAGGAAATTTCCGTTTTGCTCCATTGATGTATCTGGATGCAGCTTTGCAGAGCATTGATAAAATGCCTCAGTCCACATTTGATGAAATTGTCGAAAAATATGTAGAAATGAATGTGGCTCATCCATTCAGGGAAGGGAACGGCAGAAGTACAAGAATCTGGCTGGATCTGATGCTGAAAAA
Proteins encoded in this window:
- a CDS encoding MBL fold metallo-hydrolase encodes the protein MRLKIVGSGGMFQIPNPFCKCPICEEARTKRGKYERLGPSIYIEDIQMLIDTPEDIGVACDRQGISEIKYLSISHKDPDHTRGMRIVEPLGYDCIADRGTSIQFIALPEVVDDINAWNGDGLYYYQNILHCISITKTDYIKIGNIEIHLVNNKTHRGNMTFYVISDRNKKAIYACCDVKPFVHNELYFDADVLIVGLVSDDGILKGGNLLKNAPFKDDMFTVDEIMEIKHKYRIKQIIVTHIDEYWGKSYADYQKVEETLENVSFAYDGMEIVL
- a CDS encoding AraC family transcriptional regulator; the encoded protein is MKIEEFKDVTIAYMRRTGDYGFKNKILMENFKEHLRKENLLNSNSIILGIALDNPADTDRDKLRYDVGLIVSGEPNTALDIRKIPDGMYAVFELPHTEQDVAAFWSNIEQLVGDLTVDKAKPMIERYSADKVAKHLCEFCIPLKTD
- the fic gene encoding protein adenylyltransferase Fic — protein: MIENKLGITDSAELARIEEKISKQKAVEMFENGYLESLEAGTFESLAKIHKYLFDKIYDFAGELRKVNISKGNFRFAPLMYLDAALQSIDKMPQSTFDEIVEKYVEMNVAHPFREGNGRSTRIWLDLMLKKEIGYVVDWSKVDKEDYLLAMERSPIKDIEIKFLLKNALTDNVSDREIYMKGIDHSYYYEGYYVYKTKEL